One Setaria italica strain Yugu1 chromosome I, Setaria_italica_v2.0, whole genome shotgun sequence DNA window includes the following coding sequences:
- the LOC101779914 gene encoding uncharacterized protein LOC101779914, with amino-acid sequence MLHFINIAVHILSAPALHVSGFKGSCSQIWQRSSYWSTRQSQSKVYPLFIPRKNVCTGGEESSLTESGPANFGVDSIDSVKKHSFDSKRSNSFNFSGASSHSMEKHQYLQRGISLLKTSVTAITTYYYNSLGLDVPSNLSTFEAFAKLLHMLSSSKALRAALESNIASRSEKQAQQLNKSIWKASSAISSDSSFMDSIHTTIMPSTLDNLLLNSNKSFLYTSKLVKHGGVPDNILDEVLPPPPSEVENVAQCERAMYADGGTKKK; translated from the exons ATGCTACATTTCATCAATATTGCAGTTCATATCCTATCTGCACCTGCTCTTCATGTATCAGGCTTTAAG GGTTCATGCTCACAAATTTGGCAGCGAAGTTCTTACTGGAGTACACGACAGTCCCAGAG cAAAGTTTACCCACTTTTCATACCTAGGAAAAATGTATGCACAGGTGGTGAGGAAAGTTCATTGACAGAAAGTGGCCCGGCTAACTTTGGTGTCGACTCTATCGATTCTGTCAAGAAACACTCTTTTGATTCGAAGAGAAGCAATAGCTTCAACTTTTCTGGTGCATCTTCCCACTCCATGGAAAAGCATCAATATTTGCAAAGAGGAATATCACTATTAAAGACAAGTGTTACTGCCATTACTACCTACTATTATAACTCACTGGGCTTGGATGTGCCATCCAATCTATCTACTTTTGAGGCGTTTGCAAAGTTGCTCCATATGTTATCGTCGTCAAAGGCCCTTCGAGCTGCTCTAGAATCGAACATTGCTTCAAG GTCAGAGAAGCAAGCACAGCAGCTAAACAAATCTATTTGGAAGGCAAGCTCGGCCATATCATCTGACAGCAGTTTTATGGACAGCATTCACACAACCATCATG CCAAGCACTCTGGATAACCTCCTTCTGAACTCAAATAAGAGCTTCTTGTACACCAGTAAGCTGGTGAAGCACGGTGGCGTGCCAGACAACATCTTGGATGAGGTCCTACCGCCACCGCCCTCGGAGGTTGAAAATGTCGCGCAGTGTGAAAGAGCCATGTATGCTGATGGTGGTACCAAAAAGAAATGA
- the LOC101768723 gene encoding uncharacterized protein LOC101768723 produces MRHPLEPTRPESPHAPFAIYSSSPTSRSPVPRPLTARHTPRPFHLRPHPIPPHPTSRAHPCHQRRCCRWRGSHSACSWGTTRGVHAKINTRTRRSAAKGSPTFQCRASTKVDASVRLELDENPEAIISGEWPENPFLLSYDDLRAYLESQEAVQEGDQRVALLSETMSTPVLVATAEQTLEEVECHFEAVSGLPVVDSSLRCVGVVVKNDRAKASHGPQTKIEEVMTSSAITLASDKTVMDAAVLMLKKKIHRVPIVNQDEQVIGIITRADVLRELEGLLKI; encoded by the exons ATGCGGCACCCCCTTGAGCCCACGCGGCCT GAATCCCCTCACGCCCCCTTCGCCATCTATAGCTCAAGCCCCACCTCCCGATCTCCGGTCCCCCGCCCATTAACGGCCCGGCACACCCCACGCCCGTTCCATCTCCGCCCCCATCCCATtccaccccaccccacctcccgcgcccatccATGTCACcagcgccgctgctgccgtTGGCGGGGGAGCCATTCCGCGTGTTCATGGGGTACGACCCGCGGTGTTCATGCAAAGATCAACACAAGAACTAGGAGAAGTGCTGCAAAGGGATCACCAACCTTTCAGTGCAGAGCGTCAACGAAAGTCGACGCCAGCGTCCGGCTTGAGCTTGACGAGAACCCTGAGGCGATCATCTCAGGCGAGTGGCCTGAGAACCCCTTCCTTCTCAGCTACGATGATCTCCGTGCCTACCTTGAGTCACAGGAGGCTGTCCAAGAAGGAGATCAG CGCGTGGCTCTCTTGAGTGAGACCATGTCAACACCTGTGCTAGTGGCCACAGCAGAGCAGACACTAGAGGAGGTCGAATGCCACTTTGAGGCCGTGTCAGGGCTTCCAGTCGTAGACAGCAGCCTCAGATGTGTTGGGGTAGTCGTCAAGAATGACCGGGCCAAAGCTTCCCATGGG CCACAAACAAAGATTGAAGAAGTAATGACCTCTTCAGCCATCACACTAGCATCAGATAAAACAGTGATGG ATGCTGCGGTTCTGATGCTCAAGAAGAAGATCCACAGAGTACCAATTGTAAATCAGGATGAACAAGTAATAG GTATAATTACCCGTGCTGATGTTCTTCGCGAGTTGGAAGGCCTGCTGAAGATTTAG